A genomic region of Streptomyces rimosus contains the following coding sequences:
- a CDS encoding ANTAR domain-containing protein, which yields MPRAEIDTLFDRLRHAVRTGRGLDVLSPGAIARLLGHDALTLCLATPRGHLELVWSDDAADQLGPKLDDLQYTLGEGPTLDAARTGRTITEPDLTRTPADRWPQFLPAAATTPARAVVAIPLRLGVVPAGALTVYRIRPGPPTARQQQATERFARAALTLILRTSPARLLTGEHGTGLALHRAEVHQAAGVLAVQLRLPLDQALLRLRAHAYTHDRALLDVARDILTHRLHLNNGTA from the coding sequence ATGCCCCGTGCCGAGATCGACACCCTCTTCGACCGGCTGCGCCACGCCGTGCGCACCGGCCGGGGCCTTGACGTCCTGTCCCCCGGGGCCATCGCGCGCCTGCTCGGCCACGACGCACTGACCTTGTGCCTGGCCACCCCCCGCGGCCATCTGGAGCTCGTCTGGAGCGACGACGCAGCCGACCAACTCGGCCCGAAACTGGACGACCTGCAATACACCCTCGGCGAAGGTCCCACCCTGGACGCGGCCCGCACCGGCCGCACCATCACCGAGCCCGACCTGACCCGGACCCCGGCCGACCGCTGGCCGCAGTTTCTGCCCGCCGCCGCCACCACTCCCGCCCGCGCCGTCGTGGCCATCCCGCTGCGCCTGGGCGTCGTCCCCGCCGGTGCCCTGACCGTCTACCGCATACGCCCCGGGCCGCCGACCGCCCGGCAGCAACAAGCCACCGAACGCTTCGCCCGCGCCGCCCTGACGCTGATCCTGCGCACCTCCCCCGCCCGTCTGCTCACCGGTGAACACGGCACCGGACTCGCCCTGCACCGCGCCGAGGTCCACCAGGCCGCCGGCGTCCTCGCCGTCCAGCTCCGCCTCCCCCTCGACCAGGCCCTTCTACGGCTGCGCGCCCACGCCTACACCCACGACCGGGCCCTGCTCGACGTCGCCCGCGACATCCTCACCCACCGGCTCCACCTCAACAACGGCACGGCATGA
- a CDS encoding ANTAR domain-containing protein → MPATLREVRIAEAVRDLVHRTADFDPLELLHDLTEHTTALLPVAGAGVTVLDDLGQVEYATASDERCRQLEDDQIELGEGPCLDATRDGTAVPTAVLTGPAALRWPRFARRAQRAGITVVAALPLRTPALTAGALNLMSDQDAETLPDGFDLRIAQALADAAASCFGHRHDLHDQAVLIEQLTTALDSRLVIEQAKGVLSERLRISLDDAFHRLRAHARARRRKLTDLATDVAHGTVPDELSHS, encoded by the coding sequence CGATCCGCTGGAGTTGCTGCACGACCTGACCGAACACACCACAGCCCTGCTGCCGGTGGCCGGAGCCGGCGTCACCGTCCTCGACGACCTGGGGCAGGTGGAGTACGCCACCGCCTCGGACGAACGCTGCCGCCAGCTGGAGGACGACCAGATCGAACTGGGCGAGGGCCCCTGCCTGGACGCCACCCGCGACGGCACCGCCGTGCCCACCGCCGTCCTGACCGGCCCGGCGGCGCTGCGCTGGCCGCGCTTCGCCCGCCGCGCCCAGCGGGCCGGCATCACCGTCGTGGCCGCACTGCCGCTGCGTACCCCCGCGCTGACGGCCGGGGCCCTGAACCTGATGAGCGATCAGGACGCCGAGACCCTGCCCGACGGATTCGACCTGCGCATCGCCCAGGCCCTGGCCGATGCCGCCGCGTCCTGTTTCGGCCACCGGCACGACCTGCACGACCAGGCCGTCCTGATCGAGCAACTGACCACCGCGCTGGACAGCCGCCTGGTGATCGAACAGGCCAAGGGTGTGCTGTCCGAACGCTTGCGCATCAGCCTGGACGACGCGTTCCACCGGCTGCGCGCACACGCCCGCGCCCGCCGGCGCAAACTCACCGACCTGGCCACCGACGTCGCCCACGGCACGGTCCCCGACGAACTGTCCCACTCGTGA